The proteins below are encoded in one region of Marinobacter sp. F4206:
- a CDS encoding histone deacetylase family protein yields the protein MKTVFSPLHSRRAVKTELDGGILIDPHEKPSRAETILARVKSQGLGEILEPEEFGLEPVKRVHRADYVAFLEHCWADWVAAGKPGEAIPAVWCGRGMRARMPKDIDGRLGYYSFAAETSISDGTWEAARASVNVALTAQKLVAQGERAAFALCRPPGHHAHADLFGGYCFFNNAAIAAQAFRDQGAERVAILDVDFHHGNGTQAIFYNRRDVLTLSLHGDPELVFPHFLGFEDETGEGEGEGYNLNIVYPPGTPYSTWSQGLETACERIAGFQPDALIVALGVDTFEEDPISFFKLKSEDYLSLGRRLEALGLPTVFTMEGGYDVDAIGVNAVNVMQGFDGA from the coding sequence ATGAAAACCGTTTTCTCTCCCCTGCACAGCCGACGCGCCGTCAAAACCGAACTGGATGGCGGCATCCTGATCGATCCCCATGAAAAACCCTCCCGGGCGGAAACCATCCTCGCCCGGGTCAAGAGTCAAGGGCTCGGGGAGATCCTGGAGCCGGAGGAGTTCGGGCTGGAGCCAGTCAAGCGGGTACACCGCGCCGATTACGTTGCCTTCCTGGAACATTGCTGGGCCGACTGGGTCGCTGCCGGCAAGCCGGGCGAAGCCATTCCGGCGGTCTGGTGTGGTCGTGGTATGCGGGCCAGGATGCCCAAGGACATTGATGGCCGGCTGGGCTACTACAGCTTTGCCGCCGAAACCTCGATTTCCGACGGCACCTGGGAAGCCGCCCGGGCCTCCGTCAATGTTGCGCTGACGGCCCAGAAACTCGTGGCTCAGGGAGAGCGGGCCGCGTTCGCCCTGTGCCGGCCACCGGGCCACCATGCCCACGCCGACCTGTTCGGCGGTTACTGCTTTTTCAACAATGCCGCCATTGCGGCCCAGGCGTTCCGGGACCAGGGGGCCGAACGGGTGGCGATTCTCGACGTCGATTTCCATCACGGCAACGGCACCCAGGCCATCTTCTACAATCGCCGCGACGTGCTGACCCTTAGCCTGCACGGCGATCCGGAGCTGGTGTTTCCGCATTTTCTGGGCTTTGAGGATGAAACCGGTGAGGGTGAGGGCGAAGGCTACAACCTGAACATCGTGTACCCGCCCGGCACCCCCTACAGCACCTGGAGCCAGGGCCTGGAAACGGCCTGCGAGCGGATTGCCGGCTTTCAGCCGGACGCCCTGATTGTCGCGCTCGGTGTGGATACTTTCGAGGAGGACCCGATTTCGTTCTTCAAACTGAAATCGGAGGACTATCTCAGCCTGGGCCGGCGGCTTGAAGCCCTTGGACTGCCGACGGTGTTCACCATGGAAGGCGGCTACGACGTGGACGCCATCGGGGTCAACGCGGTCAATGTCATGCAGGGATTCGACGGAGCCTGA
- a CDS encoding RNA methyltransferase, with protein MNLNDIRKLHQKKYRQAFGHYLVEGEHLVLELQKAASTQPTLKKAELYVTAAYEHWQSPFRTHLVSDRQMAQLADTQSPQGILAVVPMPAPDPGRASPAPGEKAIYLYEVQDPGNLGTILRTLAWFGGFRCLLSPGSVDPYNPKVVRASMGALFHIPLATDVPLSQLASHYDRVACLDLNGAPLTSTAFRQHDCYLFGNEARGVPAQALKELAATPYTIPGHGDIESLNLATSVNICAYELVRG; from the coding sequence GTGAACCTGAACGACATCCGAAAACTGCATCAGAAAAAATACCGCCAGGCCTTCGGACATTACCTGGTCGAGGGTGAGCATCTGGTGCTGGAACTGCAGAAAGCCGCCAGCACCCAGCCCACGCTGAAGAAAGCCGAGCTCTATGTCACCGCCGCCTACGAGCACTGGCAGAGCCCGTTCAGGACCCACCTGGTCAGTGACCGCCAGATGGCACAACTGGCCGACACTCAAAGCCCCCAGGGCATTCTGGCGGTGGTGCCCATGCCCGCACCAGACCCCGGACGGGCATCACCGGCGCCAGGCGAAAAGGCGATCTACCTTTACGAAGTCCAGGATCCGGGCAACCTCGGCACCATTCTGCGGACCCTCGCGTGGTTCGGTGGTTTCCGCTGCCTGCTCAGCCCCGGCAGCGTCGATCCCTACAACCCGAAAGTGGTGCGCGCGAGCATGGGCGCACTGTTCCACATTCCCCTGGCCACGGACGTGCCACTGTCCCAACTGGCCAGCCATTATGACCGCGTTGCCTGCCTCGACCTGAACGGGGCACCGCTGACCTCAACGGCATTCCGCCAGCATGATTGCTACCTGTTCGGCAACGAGGCCCGCGGGGTGCCGGCGCAAGCGCTCAAGGAACTGGCGGCCACGCCCTACACCATTCCGGGGCACGGCGACATCGAGTCGCTGAATCTCGCGACCTCGGTCAACATCTGTGCCTACGAACTGGTCCGGGGTTAA
- a CDS encoding DUF3581 domain-containing protein, with the protein MFLDRFYSLKDGRVTITALQASRFAKEIAGDFNPIHDPDARRFCVPGDLLFAVVLSRFGLSANMTFQFRSLLGDGVALEFREPTEGTIEVCDENGKVYLEVTRSGANTRDETVIEDFTRCYVAASGKNFPHTLQPLMESKGVMFNPDRPMVMYESMSLALDTLDAAGPELELHNADLEANGKRGNVTLEYRLLSDGKPVGEVAKRLVLGGLRPYSPDAMAGVLEEFYRLKARGADYGSNA; encoded by the coding sequence ATGTTTCTAGATCGTTTTTACTCCCTCAAGGATGGGCGCGTCACCATCACCGCGCTGCAGGCCAGTCGCTTCGCCAAGGAAATAGCCGGGGACTTCAATCCGATTCACGACCCGGATGCCCGCCGGTTCTGCGTGCCAGGCGATCTCCTGTTCGCCGTTGTGCTCTCCCGGTTCGGCCTCTCGGCCAACATGACCTTCCAGTTCCGCAGCCTGCTGGGTGACGGCGTTGCGCTGGAATTCCGGGAACCGACCGAGGGCACCATTGAGGTCTGCGACGAAAACGGCAAAGTCTACCTTGAGGTAACCCGAAGCGGCGCCAATACCCGAGACGAAACCGTCATCGAGGACTTCACCCGCTGCTACGTCGCGGCCTCCGGAAAGAACTTCCCCCATACCCTGCAGCCGCTGATGGAATCGAAGGGAGTGATGTTCAACCCGGATCGGCCGATGGTCATGTACGAGAGCATGAGTCTCGCCCTCGATACGCTGGATGCCGCCGGACCTGAGCTGGAATTGCACAATGCCGACCTGGAAGCTAACGGCAAACGTGGCAATGTCACCCTGGAATACCGACTGCTGTCCGATGGCAAGCCGGTGGGTGAAGTGGCCAAACGTCTGGTGCTTGGCGGCCTGCGCCCCTATAGCCCCGACGCCATGGCCGGCGTTCTCGAGGAGTTCTACCGGCTCAAGGCCCGCGGGGCCGATTACGGCAGCAACGCCTGA
- a CDS encoding PQQ-dependent sugar dehydrogenase yields the protein MQRCLLLLICLTVTACGGGSGSGSGTTVGLSERPSNSECLAFSPSAEVQLTPVADSLSFSSPLLMIPHPTLNQVFYVVEQGGVIYRLDLATDSRTQLVDLSEEYSLATCTECGLLGMAFDPDFATNGFVYLSFTENAGGLTSFVARFESTDNGESLRGDGAGGLERTNLLTQQQPFSNHNGGHIAFGPDNLLYVGLGDGGDANDPGNRAQSLSTRLGKILRINTDGSPANNGVSGSVPEIYAYGLRNPWRWSFDRDTGELWAGDVGQNRFEEIDRITQGGNYGWRCYEGFERTSNSCSASGPFIDPVAAYGRSEGISVTGGYVYRGTNIPALQGNYLFSDFGSGTLWALQPQPGGGYERRTLLETGRNVASFAQDRDGELYLVTFSGLFRIDPVNVDVELPQRLSETGCVQADAPWQPADGLIPYRPIEPFWSDGADKIRYMALPDSTRITLDDSGDFQFPRGSVLVKNFTLAQRLIETRLYLHNADGSWSGYSYQWDEAGTDAELVSGGRDVDVGGQIWHYPSAGECTQCHTAAAGFTLGLETAQLNSSFTYPQTGVTANQLDTLAAIGVFEEPPTSAQRSRRLSRSTDDSAAIDARARSYLHSNCSHCHRPGGTTQSSMDLRITTPLNATGACGVAASNGNLGRDDALLVTPGDASNSLLHLRMVSEDSNRMPPISTLQADTRGAQLVADWINQLPGCN from the coding sequence ATGCAACGATGTCTTCTGCTACTCATCTGCCTGACAGTCACCGCCTGTGGTGGCGGCTCGGGAAGCGGCTCCGGCACCACTGTCGGTCTCTCCGAACGTCCCAGCAATAGTGAATGCCTGGCCTTCTCGCCCTCGGCCGAGGTTCAGTTGACCCCCGTTGCTGACTCGCTTTCGTTTAGTTCGCCCCTGTTAATGATCCCGCATCCGACCCTGAACCAGGTTTTCTACGTGGTTGAACAGGGCGGAGTTATCTACCGCCTGGATCTGGCCACCGACAGTCGCACCCAGCTGGTCGACCTGTCCGAAGAATACTCGCTGGCGACCTGCACCGAATGCGGCCTGCTGGGCATGGCGTTCGACCCGGACTTTGCCACCAACGGCTTTGTTTACCTGTCTTTCACCGAAAACGCCGGCGGTCTGACCTCGTTCGTGGCCCGCTTCGAGTCCACCGACAATGGTGAGAGCCTCCGGGGCGACGGTGCTGGCGGGTTGGAGCGCACCAACCTGCTGACTCAGCAACAACCCTTCAGCAATCATAACGGCGGTCACATTGCCTTTGGCCCGGACAACCTGCTCTACGTGGGTCTCGGGGATGGCGGCGATGCCAACGATCCGGGCAACCGGGCCCAGAGCCTGTCCACCCGTCTCGGCAAGATCCTCAGGATCAATACCGATGGCAGCCCCGCCAACAACGGGGTGTCCGGCTCGGTGCCGGAAATCTACGCCTACGGTCTGCGCAATCCCTGGCGCTGGAGTTTTGACCGCGACACCGGCGAGCTGTGGGCCGGTGACGTGGGCCAGAACCGGTTCGAGGAAATCGATCGGATTACCCAGGGCGGCAACTACGGCTGGCGCTGTTACGAAGGCTTCGAGCGCACGAGCAACAGCTGCAGTGCCTCGGGCCCCTTTATTGATCCTGTGGCCGCCTACGGCCGCTCCGAAGGTATTTCTGTCACCGGCGGCTATGTTTACCGCGGGACCAATATTCCCGCCCTTCAAGGCAATTACCTGTTCTCGGATTTCGGCTCCGGGACGCTCTGGGCGCTGCAACCACAACCGGGCGGCGGGTACGAACGCCGCACCCTGCTGGAAACCGGTCGCAACGTGGCTTCCTTCGCGCAGGACCGGGATGGCGAACTGTACCTGGTGACGTTCTCCGGCCTGTTCCGGATTGACCCGGTCAACGTCGACGTCGAGTTGCCACAGCGACTCTCCGAAACCGGCTGCGTTCAGGCCGATGCTCCCTGGCAACCCGCCGATGGCCTGATCCCCTACCGCCCGATCGAGCCCTTCTGGTCCGACGGCGCCGACAAAATCCGCTACATGGCCCTACCCGACAGCACCCGGATCACCCTGGACGACAGCGGCGATTTCCAGTTCCCCCGGGGCTCGGTGCTGGTGAAAAATTTCACTCTGGCCCAGCGCCTGATTGAAACCCGGCTTTACCTGCACAACGCCGATGGCAGCTGGTCGGGCTACAGCTACCAGTGGGATGAGGCCGGTACCGACGCCGAACTGGTCAGCGGCGGACGGGACGTGGACGTGGGCGGCCAGATCTGGCACTACCCCTCGGCCGGCGAGTGTACCCAGTGCCACACTGCAGCCGCCGGGTTCACGCTCGGACTGGAAACGGCCCAGCTCAACTCCAGTTTCACCTATCCGCAGACCGGCGTCACCGCCAACCAATTGGACACCCTGGCCGCCATCGGCGTCTTCGAGGAGCCGCCAACCTCTGCCCAGCGCAGCCGTCGCCTGAGCCGAAGCACCGACGACAGCGCCGCCATCGATGCCCGGGCGCGCAGCTATCTGCACAGCAATTGCAGCCATTGCCACCGGCCGGGCGGCACCACCCAGAGCTCCATGGATCTGAGGATTACCACTCCGCTCAATGCCACAGGCGCCTGTGGCGTCGCGGCCAGCAATGGCAACCTGGGTCGGGACGACGCTCTGCTGGTGACGCCCGGCGATGCATCCAACTCGCTCCTGCACCTGAGAATGGTCTCGGAAGACAGCAACCGCATGCCGCCCATCAGCACCCTTCAGGCGGACACCCGGGGCGCGCAGCTGGTGGCGGACTGGATCAATCAGTTGCCCGGCTGCAATTGA
- a CDS encoding peroxiredoxin → MAIQAGERIPNIELQVMGSNGPEKVSTGDLFAGKKVVMFAVPGAFTPTCSKAHLPGFVVDADKIKAKGVDSIICTSVNDTFVMDAWGKANNAEQIVMLADGLGEFANAVGLTQDRTATQMGIRSQRYAMIVDDGIITLLNVDEQGLEKTSSEAILAAL, encoded by the coding sequence ATGGCGATTCAGGCAGGTGAGCGGATACCGAATATTGAACTGCAGGTGATGGGCAGTAACGGGCCCGAGAAGGTCAGCACCGGCGATCTCTTTGCGGGAAAAAAGGTGGTGATGTTCGCCGTGCCCGGCGCGTTCACCCCGACCTGCTCGAAGGCACACCTTCCCGGTTTTGTCGTGGATGCCGACAAGATCAAGGCCAAGGGTGTGGACAGCATCATCTGCACCTCGGTGAACGACACCTTCGTGATGGATGCCTGGGGCAAGGCCAACAACGCCGAGCAAATTGTCATGCTGGCAGACGGCCTGGGTGAATTCGCCAACGCCGTCGGCCTGACCCAGGACCGAACAGCCACACAGATGGGCATTCGCAGCCAGCGCTACGCCATGATCGTCGACGACGGCATCATTACCTTGCTCAATGTCGATGAGCAGGGCCTGGAGAAAACCAGCTCCGAAGCCATTCTCGCCGCCCTGTAA
- a CDS encoding ABC transporter substrate-binding protein, giving the protein MKSRLRLVVGCLLSVCLLSPAYAESRPSVVFLSPDDSRFWIMVADFMTAVASDLEMDLSIEVDRDSHRFSYLNLLRSVLNRPDKPDYLVFMCKEEVTARMLRLANDAGVKVFTFNTDVPAEAQRAVGLPRQSLANWIGHLSPDNVAAGRRLTDILGQQASDLGLIEPAQPLSLIALSGTRDSSAAKDRNTGLLKVVNDQRATLSQLVHAGWSTEEARKKTRVLLKRYPDTKSIWSASDGMALGAIEAARVVGMQPGTDLVIGGVDWEPRALAAIREGELAVSLGRHFMGGGLLMLLLHDYHRGQDFVSGDQVPLLRYELEPATRKNVARVERIMDPDHWRSVRFERFSQALNPDPAPRWHNTSQLMDAFASALATQGQAENLVSQD; this is encoded by the coding sequence ATGAAGTCCCGTCTTCGGTTGGTTGTAGGTTGCCTCCTTTCAGTCTGTTTGCTTAGCCCTGCTTACGCAGAGTCCCGCCCCAGCGTTGTCTTCCTGTCCCCGGACGATTCCCGCTTCTGGATCATGGTCGCCGATTTCATGACAGCCGTGGCGTCTGACCTGGAAATGGACCTCAGCATCGAGGTCGACCGGGACAGTCATCGATTCAGTTACCTTAACCTCCTGCGCTCGGTGCTTAACCGACCGGACAAACCCGACTACCTGGTGTTCATGTGCAAGGAGGAAGTCACTGCACGCATGCTCCGGCTTGCCAACGATGCCGGAGTGAAAGTCTTCACCTTCAATACCGATGTCCCCGCCGAGGCGCAGAGGGCTGTGGGGTTGCCCCGGCAATCCCTGGCCAACTGGATTGGCCACCTGTCGCCGGACAACGTCGCAGCGGGCCGTCGGCTGACAGACATTCTGGGGCAGCAGGCAAGCGATCTTGGCCTGATTGAACCGGCGCAACCACTCTCCCTGATTGCCCTGTCCGGAACCCGCGACTCCTCAGCCGCGAAAGACCGGAACACCGGCTTGCTCAAGGTGGTGAACGATCAAAGGGCGACCCTGTCCCAACTGGTCCACGCCGGTTGGAGTACGGAAGAGGCCCGCAAGAAAACCCGCGTGCTGCTCAAGCGCTATCCGGACACGAAATCCATCTGGAGCGCGAGCGATGGCATGGCGCTGGGCGCCATTGAAGCGGCCCGGGTGGTGGGCATGCAGCCCGGCACCGACCTGGTGATTGGGGGTGTCGACTGGGAGCCCCGGGCGCTGGCGGCGATCAGGGAAGGGGAATTGGCGGTCAGCCTGGGGCGCCATTTTATGGGCGGTGGTCTGCTGATGCTGTTGCTGCACGATTACCACCGGGGGCAGGATTTCGTATCCGGTGACCAGGTGCCACTCCTGCGCTACGAACTGGAGCCGGCGACCCGGAAGAATGTCGCTCGCGTGGAGCGCATTATGGACCCGGACCATTGGCGGAGTGTCCGGTTTGAACGCTTCAGCCAGGCCCTGAACCCGGACCCTGCGCCGCGCTGGCACAATACCAGCCAGTTGATGGACGCCTTTGCCTCGGCGCTGGCGACGCAGGGCCAGGCGGAGAATCTGGTCAGCCAGGACTGA
- the ahpF gene encoding alkyl hydroperoxide reductase subunit F produces MLDAGIKEQLKAYMEKLQQPIELVAAYDNGEKSQELKQLLEEIEPMSEKISLRTEDADDVRRPSFAINRVGSDVGVRFAGIPMGHEFTSLVLALLQVGGHPSKASQEVIEQIKDLDGSFEFETYFSLSCQNCPDVVQALNLMSVLNPNIKHTSIDGALFQDEVEQREVMAVPSVYLNGEAWGQGRMTLEEIAARLDTKSDEKEAEKVNQKDTFEVLVIGGGPAGSSAAIYASRKGISTGIAAERFGGQVADTMGIENLISVPYTEGPKLVAAMEQHVKEYDVDIMNMQQAEKLIPASKPGLPHEIRLANGASLKARTLVLSTGARWRQLGVPGEEEYRNKGVAYCPHCDGPLFKGKRVSVIGGGNSGVEAAIDLAGIVGHVTLIEFGAEMRADEVLQKKLRSLKNVEIITSGQTTEITGENGKVNGLNYKDRTTGEEHHVALEGVFVQIGLVPNTEWLKGDIELSQHGEIIVNDRNETSIPGVFAAGDATTVPYKQIVISMGEGSKAALSAFDFLIRNSVEDDEDQAA; encoded by the coding sequence ATGTTGGATGCAGGTATCAAGGAGCAATTGAAAGCCTACATGGAAAAACTGCAGCAGCCGATCGAGCTGGTTGCAGCGTACGATAACGGTGAAAAGTCACAGGAGCTGAAGCAGCTGCTCGAGGAAATCGAGCCGATGTCCGAGAAAATCAGCCTTCGGACCGAAGACGCTGACGACGTTCGCCGTCCGTCGTTTGCCATTAACCGCGTCGGTTCTGACGTCGGTGTCCGGTTCGCGGGCATTCCCATGGGGCATGAGTTCACCTCCCTGGTGTTGGCACTGCTGCAGGTCGGCGGCCACCCCTCCAAGGCGAGCCAGGAAGTGATTGAACAGATCAAAGATCTCGACGGTTCGTTCGAGTTCGAGACCTATTTTTCCCTGTCCTGCCAGAACTGCCCGGATGTGGTCCAGGCTCTGAACCTGATGAGTGTGCTGAATCCGAACATCAAGCACACCTCCATTGATGGCGCCCTGTTCCAAGATGAGGTGGAGCAGCGCGAAGTGATGGCGGTGCCCAGCGTGTATCTGAACGGTGAGGCCTGGGGGCAGGGCCGGATGACTCTGGAGGAGATTGCCGCCCGGCTGGACACCAAGTCCGACGAAAAGGAAGCCGAGAAGGTCAACCAGAAGGACACCTTCGAGGTGCTGGTGATCGGTGGCGGCCCGGCCGGTTCCTCCGCGGCCATCTATGCGTCCCGCAAGGGTATTTCCACCGGTATTGCGGCGGAGCGCTTCGGTGGCCAGGTTGCTGACACCATGGGCATCGAAAACCTTATTTCCGTTCCCTACACCGAGGGTCCGAAACTGGTTGCCGCCATGGAGCAGCATGTTAAGGAATACGACGTCGACATCATGAACATGCAGCAGGCCGAGAAGTTGATTCCCGCTTCCAAGCCGGGCTTGCCCCATGAAATCCGGCTTGCCAATGGTGCTTCCCTGAAAGCCCGCACCCTGGTGCTGTCGACCGGTGCGCGCTGGCGTCAGTTGGGCGTTCCGGGTGAGGAGGAATACCGGAACAAGGGCGTGGCCTATTGCCCGCATTGCGATGGCCCGCTGTTCAAAGGCAAGCGTGTTTCGGTCATCGGCGGCGGCAACTCCGGTGTCGAGGCGGCCATTGATCTGGCCGGTATCGTGGGCCACGTGACCCTGATCGAGTTTGGTGCCGAAATGCGCGCTGACGAGGTGCTGCAGAAGAAGCTGCGGAGCCTGAAAAACGTGGAAATCATTACCTCGGGCCAGACCACCGAAATTACCGGTGAGAACGGCAAGGTGAACGGTCTGAACTATAAGGACCGGACCACCGGTGAAGAACACCACGTCGCTCTCGAAGGGGTGTTCGTCCAGATTGGCCTGGTGCCCAACACCGAGTGGCTGAAAGGCGATATCGAGCTGAGCCAGCACGGTGAGATCATCGTGAACGACCGCAACGAAACTTCCATTCCGGGTGTTTTCGCGGCCGGCGATGCCACCACCGTGCCTTATAAGCAGATTGTGATTTCCATGGGTGAGGGTTCAAAGGCGGCGCTGAGTGCCTTCGACTTCCTGATCCGGAACTCGGTGGAAGATGACGAGGATCAGGCGGCCTGA
- a CDS encoding transporter substrate-binding domain-containing protein, which translates to MTISGRALCTALLGLMLYATELHAEAPIRVAVPDISNLLTENENGVYQKILDRALSNLQVDVDERFYPYKRALLVFEQGGADCIYSFTEVLERRLGEKAVIASFPLGKFSYHLFTTKASPPPEGLASLKGRQVGAVIGHETYLDPLLAEYDIDIVWAKNDELNVAMLDHDRFDTIIAAIPDVRPYLDGLSYAPERPLLESYDRLTCHNNERNQVFLGDLSREMRRLKEQGVYEQLAGDLYVDFDSQSVGFWHSD; encoded by the coding sequence ATGACAATCTCTGGTAGAGCCCTGTGCACGGCATTGCTTGGGCTGATGCTGTATGCCACTGAGTTGCATGCGGAAGCTCCGATCCGCGTGGCGGTGCCCGATATATCCAACCTGCTGACCGAGAACGAGAACGGTGTGTACCAGAAAATTCTGGACCGTGCGCTCTCCAACCTTCAGGTGGATGTGGATGAACGGTTCTATCCCTACAAGCGCGCCCTGCTGGTATTTGAACAGGGCGGTGCGGACTGTATCTATTCCTTTACCGAAGTGCTTGAACGACGCTTGGGCGAGAAGGCGGTCATCGCCAGTTTTCCGCTGGGGAAATTCAGCTACCATTTGTTCACCACGAAAGCATCACCGCCACCGGAAGGCCTGGCCTCACTGAAGGGCCGGCAGGTGGGTGCCGTGATCGGACATGAAACCTATCTGGATCCGTTGCTGGCGGAGTACGACATCGACATTGTCTGGGCAAAAAATGACGAGCTTAATGTCGCCATGCTGGATCATGATCGCTTCGATACCATTATTGCCGCGATACCCGACGTCCGCCCCTACCTTGATGGCCTCAGTTACGCACCCGAGCGTCCGCTGCTGGAAAGTTACGATCGCCTGACCTGCCACAATAACGAGCGCAACCAGGTGTTTCTGGGGGACCTGTCCCGGGAAATGCGACGGCTCAAGGAGCAGGGTGTTTATGAGCAGTTGGCGGGCGACCTGTACGTTGATTTCGACAGCCAGTCGGTCGGATTCTGGCACTCCGACTGA
- the rlmE gene encoding 23S rRNA (uridine(2552)-2'-O)-methyltransferase RlmE, which yields MARSKSSNRWLEEHVNDPFVKQAQVDGYRSRASYKLLEINKKDRLIHPNMVVMDLGSAPGGWSQVAAKLVGHKGRVIASDILPMDPVAGVEFIQGDFTENEVFDQIMATLGDTPVDVVISDMAPNISGVTVADQASSMYLVELALDMACQVLKPKGSFLAKVFQGEGYDEYLKAVRAVFDKVVVRKPDSSRARSREVYLLGKGFKG from the coding sequence ATGGCCCGATCCAAAAGCAGCAACCGCTGGCTCGAAGAACATGTGAATGATCCCTTCGTGAAACAGGCGCAGGTGGACGGTTATCGCTCCCGGGCCAGCTACAAACTCCTGGAGATCAACAAGAAGGATCGCCTGATCCATCCCAACATGGTGGTGATGGACCTGGGCTCGGCCCCGGGCGGCTGGTCCCAGGTGGCGGCCAAACTGGTGGGCCACAAGGGGCGGGTCATCGCCTCCGACATCCTGCCCATGGACCCGGTGGCCGGGGTGGAATTCATTCAGGGAGACTTCACCGAGAACGAGGTGTTCGACCAGATCATGGCGACCCTCGGTGATACCCCGGTGGATGTGGTGATCTCCGACATGGCCCCGAACATCAGCGGCGTGACCGTGGCCGACCAGGCCTCGTCCATGTACCTGGTGGAACTGGCGCTGGACATGGCGTGCCAGGTGCTCAAGCCCAAGGGCAGCTTCCTGGCCAAGGTGTTCCAGGGCGAAGGGTACGACGAGTATCTGAAAGCGGTTCGGGCCGTATTTGACAAGGTCGTGGTGCGCAAACCGGATTCCTCGCGTGCCCGCTCCCGGGAAGTCTACCTGCTGGGCAAGGGGTTCAAGGGCTGA
- a CDS encoding transglutaminase family protein — MDAYLQPSAFFDYDQPELEAWIDRQLEGVPGDPVEQVKALYLAVRDGVSYNPYVFRTDPDTFSASHALASGESYCIPKAVLLGAAARSIGVPSRLGLADVRNHLSSPKLIQWLQSDIFRMHGFIELYLNGRWVKATPAFNRQLCDMMGVAPLEFDGVNDSVFQEFTDSGDAHMEYVNDHGVFDDVPHDFIVSGIRNAYPHLFGDHDFTPAEGTSLEADLGR, encoded by the coding sequence ATGGATGCCTATCTCCAACCCAGCGCCTTCTTTGACTACGACCAGCCCGAGCTCGAAGCCTGGATAGACCGGCAGCTGGAGGGGGTCCCCGGGGATCCGGTGGAACAGGTCAAGGCGCTGTACCTGGCGGTCCGGGACGGGGTCAGCTACAACCCCTACGTGTTCCGCACCGATCCAGACACGTTCAGCGCCAGCCACGCGCTGGCCAGCGGCGAGAGCTACTGCATCCCGAAAGCGGTCCTGCTAGGCGCGGCCGCCCGCTCCATCGGCGTTCCCAGCCGACTGGGCCTGGCGGATGTCCGCAACCACCTGTCCAGCCCGAAATTGATCCAGTGGCTGCAATCCGACATCTTCCGGATGCACGGCTTTATCGAGCTGTATCTGAACGGTCGCTGGGTGAAGGCAACGCCGGCATTCAACCGGCAGTTGTGCGACATGATGGGCGTGGCACCGCTGGAATTCGACGGTGTCAACGATTCGGTCTTCCAGGAATTTACCGATTCCGGCGATGCCCACATGGAGTACGTGAACGATCACGGCGTTTTCGACGACGTTCCCCATGATTTTATTGTGTCCGGCATTCGTAATGCCTATCCCCACCTGTTCGGTGACCACGACTTCACGCCGGCGGAGGGGACCAGTCTGGAAGCCGACCTCGGCCGATAA
- the ahpC gene encoding alkyl hydroperoxide reductase subunit C: MGIINSEIKPFNATAFKQGEFVDISEADVKGKWSVFFFYPADFTFVCPTELGDVADKYEELQKLGVEVFSVSTDTHFTHKAWHDSSETIGKINYFMVGDQTGTITNNFGVMREGQGLADRATFLIDPDGVIQAMEITAEGIGRDADDLLRKVKAAQYVRNHPGEVCPAKWKEGEETLAPSLDLVGKI, translated from the coding sequence ATGGGCATCATTAACAGCGAGATCAAACCGTTCAACGCAACCGCATTCAAGCAGGGCGAGTTTGTTGACATCAGCGAAGCCGACGTAAAAGGTAAGTGGTCTGTCTTTTTCTTCTACCCGGCCGACTTCACCTTCGTTTGCCCGACCGAGCTGGGCGACGTAGCTGACAAGTACGAAGAGCTGCAGAAGCTGGGTGTTGAGGTGTTCTCCGTGTCCACCGACACCCACTTCACCCACAAAGCCTGGCACGACAGCTCCGAGACCATCGGCAAGATCAACTACTTCATGGTGGGCGACCAGACTGGCACCATCACCAACAACTTCGGTGTAATGCGTGAAGGTCAGGGCCTGGCGGATCGCGCCACCTTCCTGATCGATCCGGATGGCGTTATCCAGGCAATGGAAATCACTGCTGAAGGCATTGGCCGTGATGCAGACGACCTGCTGCGCAAGGTGAAAGCGGCGCAGTACGTTCGTAACCATCCCGGCGAAGTATGCCCGGCCAAGTGGAAAGAAGGCGAAGAGACCCTCGCTCCTTCCCTGGACCTGGTAGGTAAGATCTAA